A genome region from Penicillium psychrofluorescens genome assembly, chromosome: 3 includes the following:
- a CDS encoding uncharacterized protein (ID:PFLUO_004607-T1.cds;~source:funannotate), whose translation MDLASVKDLKGVLRPNFFHGYATAAAQIEGAWNKDGKGLSIWDTFGHTPGRISDGSNADDATRAYDFYHEDVALMKSYGVNAYRFSLAWSRIIPLGGREDPVNEQGIQFYNNLINELLKNGITPFVTLFHWDTPQELEDRYGGMLNQNAYTADFVRYARVCFERFGDRVKHWITYNEPGVYTLAGYAAGVHAPGRSSFRDRNDEGDSSTEPFTVAHTEIVSHAHVARLYREEFQPQQKGTIGITLHGNWSEPWDEQDPRDQEAAERAREFEISWFADPIYKTGDYPASMRAQLGDRLPKFTAEESKLVLGSSEFYGMNTYTTFFVRHKDTPPDINDHKGNVEIHDENKQGTPRGEETDTEWLRAAPWGFRKLLNWIWKRYQTPIYMTENGTTAKGETAPTPEVLNDQFRIKFFEGYVGNALARAVKEDGIDIRSYFAWTFTDNWEWAAGYKDRFGCTFIEFESENKIRHPKQSAYYLDKLFKHLIRES comes from the exons ATGGACTTGGCTTCTGTGAAGGACCTTAAGGGCGTTCTTCGACCCAACTTCTTTCACGGATACGCCACAGCAGCTGCCCAAATCGAAGGCGCTTGGAATAAGGATGGGAAAGGCCTGTCGATCTGGGATACCTTCGGGCATACGCCAGGTCGAATCTCCGATGGAAGTAACGCGGACGATGCGACAAGAGCGTATGACTTCTACCACGAAGATGTCGCATTGATGAAGTCGTACGGTGTCAATGCTTACCGATTTTCGCTGGCCTGGTCACGGATTATTCCACTGGGTGGCCGCGAGGACCCTGTCAACGAACAAGGAATCCAGTTCTACAACAATCTGATCAATGAACTTCTGAAGAATGGAATTACACCCTTCGTCACCCTGTTTCATTGGGATACCCCGCAAGAATTAGAAGATCGGTACGGCGGGATGTTGAATCAAAACGCTTACACGGCAGACTTTGTGCGCTACGCACGGGTGTGCTTCGAGCGATTCGGAGACCGTGTCAAGCATTGGATTACCTACAATGAGCCGGGTGTTTATACGCTGGCTGGGTATGCGGCGGGCGTTCACGCCCCAGGCCGGTCGTCGTTTCGAGACCGCAACGACGAGGGCGACTCCTCTACCGAACCTTTTACCGTCGCGCACACTGAGATTGTCTCGCATGCACATGTCGCCCGCCTGTATCGTGAAGAGTTCCAGCCGCAGCAAAAGGGGACTATTGGGATTACATTACACGGCAACTGGTCTGAGCCCTGGGATGAGCAGGACCcgcgagatcaagaagctgCGGAACGGGCGCGCGAGTTTGAGATCTCCTGGTTTGCGGACCCGATTTACAAAACGGGTGACTACCCTGCTTCTATGCGGGCTCAACTGGGTGATAGACTGCCGAAGTTCACAGCCGAGGAGTCGAAGCTTGTACTTGGAAGCTCTGAGTTCTACGGGATGAACACTTACACGACATTCTTCGTGCGACACAAGGATACGCCGCCAGATATCAATGACCACAAGGGTAACGTGGAAATTCATGACGAAAACAAGCAAGGAACTCCCCGTGGAGAAGAGACCGATACGGAGTGGCTGCGAGCTGCGCCCTGGGGATTCCGGAAGCTGCTAAATTGGATCTGGAAGCGATACCAGACGCCAATATATATGACTGAAAACGGGACTACGGCAAAAGGAGAGACTGCTCCGACGCCAGAGGTGCTCAACGACCAGTTCCGTATTAAATTCTTCGAAGGCTATGTCGGCAACGCGTTGGCGCGAGCCGTGAAAGAAGACGGTATTGATATCCGGTCTTACTTCGCTTGGACATTTACTGATAATTGGG AATGGGCGGCCGGGTATAAGGATCGTTTTGGCTGCACGTTTATTGAATTCGAGTCGGAAAACAAAATTCGACATCCCAAGCAGTCGGCCTATTATCTGGATAAGCTGTTTAAGCACCTCATTCGAGAGTCATAG
- a CDS encoding uncharacterized protein (ID:PFLUO_004609-T1.cds;~source:funannotate) produces MHELSLRFRGKCTAIVKRADEPSTPAKNNSERLSRTPEERDVAARQMGNLTLDREKDNNDFSRTMDELASQLANWQTGVSDDKKGNRDIHGCFSNGLVVLTR; encoded by the coding sequence ATGCATGAACTGAGCCTCCGTTTTCGCGGGAAATGCACCGCCATTGTGAAAAGAGCCGACGAACCAAGCACCCCAGCCAAGAACAACTCGGAGCGGCTTTCCAGAACTCCGGAAGAGAGGGACGTGGCAGCACGACAGATGGGAAATCTCACGCTCGACCGCGAGAAAGACAACAACGACTTTTCAAGAACTATGGACGAGCTTGCCAGTCAGCTGGCAAACTGGCAGACCGGCGTGTCAGACGACAAGAAGGGCAACCGGGATATCCATGGCTGCTTCTCGAACGGGCTCGTGGTTCTCACCCGTTag
- a CDS encoding uncharacterized protein (ID:PFLUO_004608-T1.cds;~source:funannotate): protein MSPVSDPPKLTLKGSPREIGLEHGRALREQIRSQIAIYDEMFQNTSKLSWPEVREISKEFQPALAKLTPHLLAEMEGIAEGAELDILDVVALNCRSEIALGKFSDGCTTLSWKKGENTRVLSQNWDWTARVRTNLAMVSIEQVGKPTIYMVTEAGIVGKIGFNSAGVGTCLNAIRAKPMISDKIPIHVALRLCLESASVESAIKTLESLGGVASAQHILVADPTTAVGLELSPVGDRHIAEEVSGLIGHTNHFIENRYVNEPPWLSGSPIRLERLGNLTNELLQNGVKGDAITPALLREQIFSDTYNAPQAICCQEDPSRHISSRSSTLFNIVMNLDLKNLGAEVVFGRPGSEEQGAVLRMPW, encoded by the exons ATGTCTCCAGTATCGGACCCTCCCAAACTCACTTTAAAGGGCAGTCCCCGCGAG ATCGGCCTTGAGCATGGCCGCGCGCTTCGGGAGCAGATCCGCAGCCAGATTGCCATCTACGATGAGATGTTCCAGAACACCTCCAAGCTCTCATGGCCGGAAGTCCGCGAGATATCCAAAGAATTCCAGCCGGCACTTGCAAAGCTAACTCCACATCTACTCGCCGAAATGGAGGGCATAGCCGAGGGTGCGGAGTTGGATATTTTGGACGTGGTCGCTCTGAACTGCCGCAGCGAGATTGCACTAGGCAAGTTCTCGGACGGATGCACAACGTTGTCCtggaagaagggcgagaatACTCGGGTGTTATCTCAAAACTGGGACTGGACGGCGCGGGTGAGAACGAACTTGGCCATGGTCTCGATTGAGCAGGTCGGGAAGCCGACGATATATATGGTGACTGAG GCCGGAATCGTGGGCAAGATTGGCTTCAACTCCGCTGGCGTAGGGACGTGCCTGAATGCAATCCGCGCCAAACCAATGATCAGTGATAAAATTCCGATCCACGTCGCTCTTCGTTTATGTCTGGAGAGTGCTTCAGTTGAAAGCGCTATCAAGACACTCGAATCTCTGGGCGGCGTCGCATCTGCGCAGCATATTCTCGTGGCAGACCCCACAACAGCAGTAGGACTTGAGTTATCGCCTGTGGGTGACCGTCATATCGCAGAGGAAGTTTCGGGGCTGATCGGACATACCAACCACTTTATCGAGAACCGATATGTGAATGAGCCGCCATGGCTGTCAGGATCTCCCATCCGTCTTGAACGACTGGGGAATTTGACAAATGAACTGCTCCAGAATGGGGTGAAAGGAGATGCCATCACGCCTGCTTTGCTTCGGGAACAGATCTTCTCTGATACGTATAATGCGCCCCAGGCAATCTGTTGCCAGGAGGATCCCAGCCGCCATATTTCCTCGCGAAGCAGCACGCTGTTTAACATTGTGATGAACCTGGATCTGAAGAATCTGGGCGCAGAAGTGGTATTTGGACGTCCAGGGTCGGAGGAGCAAGGAGCCGTGTTGAGGATGCCCTGGTAG
- a CDS encoding uncharacterized protein (ID:PFLUO_004610-T1.cds;~source:funannotate), with translation MASTTGIHQDNSVIADIPENEPLLGRPGDVTQKEGESLVRNLITGTATLAQAGIWVLAALVWSGVLSQPLSLFSPHPMLSVSAILLQVQAALIVQPTVTPTQKRNGARIHAAIQLLSVACFISAFTIIELNKGDHPHFTSPHGILGLTTYICIALQTLGGVVQFFVPSLVLGSVDAGKRFYKYHRIAGYVLLLLEMAVVVAATQTDFNLTTLRIPLWATLVAIVLILAGVGARIKKYKLGF, from the exons ATGGCTTCGACTACCGGCATTCATCAAGATAACTCGGTGATCGCCGATATACCCGAAAATGAGCCTTTACTTGGCCGTCCGGGGGATGTCACTCAGAAAGAGGGCGAGAGTCTTGTTCGCAACCTCATCACCG GCACGGCGACTCTAGCTCAGGCTGGCATTTGGGTT TTGGCCGCGTTGGTCTGGTCGGGGGTTCTGTCGCAGCCGCTGTCACTTTTCTCGCCACACCCA ATGCTCAGCGTCTCCGCGATTCTTCTGCAAGTCCAAGCCGCGCTCATCGTCCAGCCAACTGTAACGCCGACACAGAAACGCAACGGCGCCCGCATCCACGCTGCAATTCAACTGCTCAGTGTCGCATGCTTTATTTCCGCGTTCACTATCATCGAGCTTAACAAGGGCGATCACCCGCACTTCACTTCGCCGCACGGCATCCTCGGCTTGACGACCTACATCTGCATTGCACTACAGACCCTTGGCGGTGTTGTGCAATTCTTTGTCCCCAGTCTCGTACTTGGAAGTGTGGACGCAGGCAAAAGATTCTACAAGTACCACCGTATCGCCGGATATGTTCTGCtactgctggagatggcggtTGTTGTGGCCGCGACGCAGACTGATTTCAACCTGACCACGCTGCGGATCCCTCTCTGGGCTACTTTGGTTGCTATTGTTTTGATACTAGCTGGAGTGGGCGCCCGAATTAAGAAATACAAGTTAGGATTCTGA
- a CDS encoding uncharacterized protein (ID:PFLUO_004612-T1.cds;~source:funannotate), whose product MVSQAQVADRAATIQSASSIVSRPSHRRHRSGRSHHGGSSHPSPNDFPVFTYTGDTEIVIRVGPQEKRYLLHRLILAQCSGFFEASTNEGWSRQAGTAKLEGSLSRVSEDDSLSNGSTLAQSDHGTLPLRPGEKRRWRYELDWENRTEDEEPILMQKPPTYTSFLGSEPGAFPPAMTKPSNAQAGFFRSMANLTGMQSVVNLPQAATAVHNNLDPLLRDYENMLRIFYNHPPLLNSVNIASAYTECRSLLALADMYDALPVTGPRVDHHLLGFGSRLFKQIAKYPPSYLKLGYLARSRVIFSEALIHVVGQWPAALPNLRNGSYAPLPDAVLDLIEDKVEDLEDLKARIESRLFRLSLTTSRGERVGPNNAYLDWLAVSLFRQWLIENTTPPPPSILKNSGGSGSSQPNNTASSRPSTPPEQTARVYRLIGSSSTQAYLPHDEVKRFLKIHPTPSADSLYTRETFKRFERKTDELKRLARDIVKPLTRNFLELEVKASAEPAAGPAGVRDATLVGRLPYLTCTRVEEADLPWK is encoded by the exons ATGGTCTCCCAGGCCCAAGTCGCCGATCGCGCCGCAACCATCCAGAGCGCCTCGTCCATCGTGTCGCGTCCTTCCCATCGGCGACACCGGTCCGGCCGTTCGCACCACGGGGGCTCGTCGCACCCGTCGCCCAACGACTTCCCCGTCTTCACGTATACCGGCGACACCGAGATCGTCATCCGTGTCGGCCCTCAGGAGAAGCGCTATCTGCTCCACCGGCTCATACTCGCGCAATgctcgggcttcttcgaggcaAGCACCAACGAGGGCTGGTCGCGACAAGCGGGCACCGCCAAGCTGGAGGGCTCGCTGTCTCGCGTCAGCGAGGATGACTCGCTATCCAACGGGTCGACCCTGGCGCAGTCAGATCACGGCACCCTCCCTTTGCGTCCGGGCGAGAAGAGACGATGGCGATATGAACTGGATTGGGAGAATCGcacggaggatgaggaaCCCATCCTCATGCAAAAG CCACCGACCTATACTTCTTTTTTGGGCAGCGAGCCCGGCGCGTTCCCTCCCGCGATGACCAAACCATCCAACGCCCAGGCAGGCTTCTTTCGATCCATGGCGAATCTAACGGGCATGCAGTCGGTAGTGAACCTACCACAGGCGGCGACAGCAGTCCATAACAACCTGGACCCTTTGCTGAGAGACTACGAGAACATGTTACGTATTTTCTACAACCACCCTCCCCTCCTAAACAGCGTCAATATTGCCTCCGCCTACACCGAGTGCAGGTCACTCCTAGCCTTGGCTGACATGTACGACGCGCTACCGGTGACGGGCCCACGCGTGgaccaccacctcctcggCTTCGGATCTCGCCTCTTCAAACAGATCGCAAAGTACCCGCCCAGCTACCTCAAGCTTGGGTATTTAGCACGCAGCAgggtcatcttctccgaaGCTTTGATCCATGTTGTTGGGCAGTGGCCCGCCGCGTTGCCGAATCTACGCAACGGCTCTTATGCTCCCCTGCCGGATGCCGTGCTCGATCTGATTGAGGATAAGGTCGAGGACTTGGAGGATCTCAAAGCGAGAATAGAGTCCAGACTCTTCCGACTATCCCTCACCACTTCGCGCGGCGAACGTGTCGGCCCGAACAATGCGTATTTGGACTGGCTTGCTGTCTCTTTATTCCGCCAGTGGCTCATTGAGAATACgacgccgccacctccctcCATTCTCAAGAACTCAGGAGGCAGTGGCTCCTCACAACCGAACAATACGGCCTCGTCAAGACCGTCGACCCCACCTGAGCAGACAGCACGAGTGTATAGATTGATcggatcatcatcaacacaGGCATATCTCCCCCACGACGAGGTGAAGCGCTTTCTCAAGATCCACCCCACACCGTCCGCCGACTCTTTGTACACCCGCGAAACCTTCAAACGCTTCGAGCGCAAGACGGACGAGCTCAAACGCCTGGCGCGGGATATCGTCAAGCCGCTAACGCGCAACTTCCTTGAACTCGAGGTGAAAGCCAGTGCTGAACCAGCGGCAGGTCCCGCTGGTGTGCGCGACGCAACTCTCGTGGGGAGGTTGCCCTATTTGACTTGCACCCGGGTCGAAGAGGCAGATCTTCCCTGgaaataa
- a CDS encoding uncharacterized protein (ID:PFLUO_004605-T1.cds;~source:funannotate): MGNPNDEDAVPPEYELKGIAQEHVEEIVLARLTEEDLWTLSQESLRVWSKTGFRLFLIMFVQGCNQAGFGVDWGVIGGINTLPAWHAYLGFGTAGSTYGLMNALMSIGTVCGAPFMALADIIGRRGINFAGNFIVIIAAILQGCATNMPMFMAGRFFMGFGTALMSSSQYIGEISPIHLRGRMVGFFGACFQVGSLVMLGAMVGLSNLAGNASWRTPLLLEILFPGIVCTTIYLLTPESPRFYVMRGKREKAKEVIAKYHTTSGDVNEPIVEIVVTQIEETLQNNTSEFKAVWDFRIFFTKVARYRLLCLTLYSLFQQWNGGSIITYYMVDALETVGITGTKQQLGVSIGTTAVYFVFTAVGSLLVDKFRRRTLIFGGLISMVIFQVATTITSWQYSLKPTNAAAALTLLWIFMYQTFSATLVATMHNLYPIEILSLPLRAKGMGLYSLIQGGAGAAQTYGISVGISKVGYKIWVVYIVYNTIQLGLSYLFFPETSGLTLEEIDTVFETPGVRPVKMSLDIQKAKKERRATRDEEGQHTQ; encoded by the exons ATGGGCAATCCTAACGACGAGGACGCCGTCCCGCCGGAGTACGAGCTCAAAGGCATCGCCCAGGAGCATGTGGAAGAGATTGTCTTAGCACGCTTGACGGAGGAGGACCTATGGACGCTATCGCAGGAGTCACTGAGGGTCTGGTCAAAGACCGGGTTCCGTCTTTTTCTCATCATGTTTGTGCAAGGCTGCAACCAGGCCGGCTTCGGGGTTGACTGGGGAGTCATCGGCGGCATCAACACTTTGCCCGCATGGCATGCGTACCTTGGCTTTGGCACCGCCGGTTCCACGTACGGCTTGATGAATGCACTGATGAGCATCGGCACCGTGTGTGGAGCCCCGTTCATGGCCCTAGCCGATATCATCGGTCGTCGTGGCATTAACTTCGCTGGCAACTTTATCGTCATCATTGCAGCCATTCTGCAAGGCTGTGCTACCAATATGCCTATGTTTATGGCCGGTCGATTCTTTATGGGGTTTGGTACGGCCTTGATGTCCAGCTCCCAGTATATCGGTGAAATAtctcccatccatctccgTGGACGCATGGTCGGTTTCTTCGGGGCCTGCTTCCAGGTTGGCAGCCTGGTAATGCTCGGTGCTATGGTGGGACTCTCCAATCTTGCTGGAAATGCGTCCTGGCGCACGCCTCTACTCCTAGAGATTCTATTTCCCGGCATTGTCTGCACGACTATCTACCTTTTGACGCCTGAGTCGCCCCGTTTCTATGTCATGCGTGGCAAACGCGAGAAAGCAAAAGAGGTGATAGCCAAGTATCACACGACAAGCGGTGATGTGAACGAGCCGATTGTTGAAATTGTCGTGACTCAGATAGAGGAGACTTTGCAGAACAATACCTCTGAATTCAAGGCAGTCTGGGACTTCCGTATCTTTTTCACCAAGGTTGCTCGCTATCGATTGCTGTGTCTTACACTATACTCATTGTTCCAGCAATGGAACGGAGGCAGCATCATCACATATTAT ATGGTCGATGCGTTGGAAACAGTTGGTATCACAGGAACCAAGCAACAGTTAGGCGTCAGCATTGGCACCACCGCAGTTTACTTCGTTTTCACCGCTGTCGGGTCGCTGCTCGTTGACAAGTTCCGCAGACGTACACTTATCTTCGGGGGTCTCATCTCCATGGTTATATTCCAGGTGGCCACGACGATCACATCTTGGCAGTACAGTCTGAAACCGACCAATGCTGCCGCAGCTCTGACTCTTCTCTGGATATTCATGTACCAGACATTCTCGGCAACGCTCGTTGCAACAATGCACAACCTATACCCTATCGAAATCCTGTCCCTTCCTCTTCGTGCCAAGGGCATGGGTCTCTACAGTCTTATTCAAGgaggtgctggtgctgccCAGACATATGGAATTAGTGTCGGAATCAGCAAGGTCGGCTACAAGATCTGGGTTGTCTACATCGTGTACAACACgatccagctcggcctgtcctatctcttcttccctgaAACCAGTGGTCTGACCCTGGAAGAGATCGATACTGTCTTTGAAACACCTGGTGTTCGGCCTGTCAAAATGTCAC
- a CDS encoding uncharacterized protein (ID:PFLUO_004606-T1.cds;~source:funannotate) codes for MSELWYQQPAAHWNEALPVGNGRLGAMVYGRTDTELLQLNEDSIWYGGPQDRIPKDARKYLPQLREAIRAGNHVEAEKLAQSAFFAYPISQRSYEPLGTLFLDFNHNPEHVSKYRRSLDLCNAAVRIEYDYKEARFEREILASYPDNVMAIRVRSSIKARFIVRLTRMSELEFETNEYLDDVCATGSAITMHVTPGGKNSNRACCIVGIRCQDNAGTITSIGNNLVVESGDAVLLVAAQTTFRHQDIDQRASRDINDAIKCSFADLLARHTVNYHSLYNRMDLQLSPSSPDIPTDQRLKYKRDPGLIALYHNYARYLLISCSRTGDSALPANLQGIWNPSFHPAWGSKFTINVNLQMNYWGANMCNLSECEQPLFDLLERVADSGKATAQMMYGCRGWTAHSCTDIWADTCPVDRWMPATVWPLGGAWLCYHIWDHFRFTGDESFLRRMFPTLRGCVEFILDFLIEDATGVYLVTNPSLSPENTFYDHNGEKGVLCEGSTVDIQIIDAILGAFISCNVELDIKDVLLPEVRTTRSRLPPMQISNSGYLQEWASDYAEFEPGHRHTSHLWALHPGNAITPAKTPDLANACGVILRRRARHGGGHTGWSRAWLINLHARLFEADECSKHLELLLAKSTLPNMLDSHPPFQIDGNFGGGAGIGEALVQSHEPGVIRLLPACPKGWKGSIRGVRARGGFELDFGWENGRITGAVTINSMLGRHVLVFFPGKDGLQVHIEGPGVHRINVP; via the coding sequence ATGTCTGAATTATGGTACCAACAACCGGCAGCTCACTGGAATGAAGCACTCCCAGTGGGTAATGGCCGCCTAGGTGCCATGGTGTATGGCCGCACGGACACCGAGCTCCTGCAGCTGAACGAGGATTCGATATGGTATGGAGGGCCACAAGACCGCATTCCGAAAGATGCCCGGAAATATCTTCCCCAATTGCGAGAGGCCATTCGCGCAGGAAACCATGTTGAGGCAGAGAAGCTGGCACAAAGTGCATTCTTCGCCTACCCAATTAGCCAACGCAGCTATGAACCTTTGGGTACCCTCTTTTTGGATTTTAATCATAACCCGGAGCATGTCTCAAAGTACCGGCGGTCGTTGGATTTGTGCAATGCCGCTGTGCGTATTGAATATGATTATAAAGAAGCCCGTTTTGAACGAGAAATTTTGGCTAGCTATCCCGATAATGTCATGGCTATCCGGGTTCGCTCGTCGATAAAAGCCAGATTCATTGTACGCTTGACGCGCATGAGCGAGTTGGAGTTTGAGACCAACGAATATCTCGACGATGTCTGTGCTACCGGTAGCGCTATCACGATGCATGTTACGCCAGGGGGTAAAAACAGTAACCGGGCCTGTTGCATTGTCGGGATTCGGTGTCAAGATAATGCAGGCACAATCACTAGTATTGGAAATAATCTTGTTGTTGAATCTGGCGATGCCGTCCTGCTGGTCGCAGCACAGACTACTTTTCGCCATCAGGACATTGATCAAAGGGCGTCGCGCGATATCAACGATGCCATCAAGTGTTCTTTTGCAGATCTGTTGGCTCGACACACAGTCAATTACCACTCGCTGTATAATCGGATGGATTTGCAACTGAGCCCGAGCTCGCCTGATATCCCAACAGACCAACGCCTCAAATATAAAAGAGACCCCGGCTTGATTGCGCTTTATCACAACTATGCTCGCTATCTTCTGATATCTTGTAGCCGGACGGGCGACAGCGCCCTCCCTGCGAATTTGCAAGGCATCTGGAACCCATCTTTTCACCCAGCATGGGGCTCAAAGTTCACAATCAACGTCAACCTCCAGATGAACTATTGGGGCGCAAACATGTGTAACCTATCAGAGTGCGAACAACCTCTCTTCGATTTACTCGAGCGCGTGGCGGACTCGGGCAAGGCGACCGCACAGATGATGTACGGGTGCCGGGGCTGGACTGCTCATTCCTGCACGGATATCTGGGCTGACACCTGCCCTGTCGACCGCTGGATGCCGGCAACTGTTTGGCCACTTGGTGGTGCTTGGCTCTGTTATCATATCTGGGACCATTTCCGATTTACTGGTGATGAGAGCTTTCTCCGGCGCATGTTCCCGACTCTGCGTGGATGTGTAGAGTTCATTCTAGACTTTCTGATCGAGGATGCAACAGGCGTTTACCTTGTGACAAACCCGTCACTGTCTCCAGAAAATACATTCTACGACCATAATGGGGAGAAGGGAGTTCTATGCGAAGGCTCGACAGTTGACATCCAAATTATTGATGCCATATTGGGAGCCTTCATATCTTGCAACGTTGAGCTAGATATTAAGGACGTACTCCTCCCCGAAGTTCGCACCACACGATCCCGACTGCCTCCAATGCAGATCAGTAACTCGGGATACTTACAAGAATGGGCATCTGACTATGCCGAATTTGAGCCCGGCCATCGACATACATCTCATTTATGGGCACTACACCCCGGCAACGCCATTACCCCAGCTAAGACACCAGATCTCGCTAATGCATGTGGAGTGATCTTGCGCCGACGTGCGCGGCATGGCGGCGGACATACGGGATGGAGTCGTGCCTGGCTGATCAATCTGCATGCACGATTATTCGAAGCCGACGAATGCAGCAAGCATCTTGAGCTGCTTTTAGCCAAATCTACTCTACCAAATATGTTGGATAGCCATCCGCCGTTCCAGATAGATGGAAATTTTGGAGGTGGCGCAGGCATTGGCGAGGCGCTGGTTCAGTCTCACGAGCCGGGGGTTATTCGGCTCCTGCCGGCGTGCCCTAAGGGCTGGAAAGGTTCGATTCGCGGCGTACGAGCGCGCGGTGGCTTTGAGCTAGATTTCGGCTGGGAGAATGGACGTATAACTGGTGCTGTGACCATCAATTCGATGTTGGGCAGACATGTTTTGGTCTTTTTCCCCGGCAAGGATGGATTGCAAGTCCACATTGAGGGACCGGGCGTGCATAGAATCAATGTGCCATAG
- a CDS encoding uncharacterized protein (ID:PFLUO_004611-T1.cds;~source:funannotate) translates to MAPTPYICFNCRATSRHGLIRAPLSRYFSSTPPHRQQVVRPATAPKPTPDVKHIRQNVDLYAKNCAERNYASHAEYPSRIQTLSEEARELDLGLKAPRTQIKQLEKTIAQVFMAARQDGNKVENSTERKIEELRSEAQRLKDESHAMTARQTACAEEINRLALSLPNLSSPETPIGDNPRLVEYLNFDPQAPPPWTGQSPTELQARSHVTIGTDLKLIDFASSATTTGWGWYFLINEGAMLEQALIQYALSVARQRGWKVVAPPSIVYSHIAEACGFQPRDQHNEQQIWSIEQSERDRHTKPPRSLTGTAEIPLAAMYAGRDIDAAELPVKLVGASRCYRAEAGSRGVDTKGLYRVHEFTKVELFGWADNLASTAGDAPTSPSDTLFAELLDIQTEILSSLHLPCRVLEMPTTDLGASASRKRDIEALFPSRLRPSTSTSTSNPTPSLDVEDLGTAWGEVTSASICTDYQSRRLATRVRGGVAKESRFPHTVNGTAMAVPRVLAAILENGWDAERGVVVIPEVLRPWMDGMETIGGR, encoded by the coding sequence atggcgccTACTCCCTACATCTGCTTCAATTGCAGGGCTACGTCCAGGCATGGACTGATCCGTGCACCTCTGAGCCGGTATTTCTCATCGACTCCGCCCCATCGACAGCAAGTGGTGCGACCCGCGACAGCTCCGAAACCCACCCCGGACGTCAAGCACATCCGCCAGAATGTAGACCTCTACGCCAAAAACTGCGCCGAACGGAACTACGCCTCGCATGCCGAGTACCCGTCGCGCATCCAAACCCTCTCCGAGGAGGCACgcgagctggatctcggccTGAAGGCGCCCCGGACCCAAATCAAGCAACTGGAGAAGACGATCGCGCAGGTATTCATGGCTGCGCGACAGGATGGAAACAAGGTTGAGAATTCAACCGAGAGAAAGATAGAGGAGCTCCGCTCAGAAGCGCAGCGATTGAAAGATGAGTCGCATGCGATGACAGCTCGCCAAACAGCCTGCGCCGAAGAGATCAATCGCctcgccctctccctcccgAACCTCTCCTCCCCCGAAACCCCAATCGGTGACAACCCTCGCCTCGTCGAATACCTCAACTTCGACCCGCAAGCACCGCCACCATGGACCGGTCAATCGCCAACAGAGCTCCAGGCGCGGTCACACGTCACCATCGGCACAGACTTGAAACTGATTGACTTTGCGAGCTCGGCCACAACAACGGGGTGGGGATGGTATTTCTTGATCAACGAAGGAGCGATGCTGGAACAAGCGCTGATCCAGTACGCGCTCAGCGTAGCCCGTCAACGCGGGTGGAAGGTCGTTGCACCGCCGTCGATCGTCTACTCCCACATCGCCGAAGCGTGCGGGTTCCAGCCGCGCGACCAGCACaacgagcagcagatctggTCGATCGAGCAGAGCGAGCGAGACCGCCACACCAAGCCGCCGCGTTCTCTGACTGGCACGGCGGAGATCCCGCTCGCGGCTATGTACGCCGGGCGCgacatcgacgccgccgagctgccGGTCAAGCTCGTCGGGGCGAGCCGATGCTACCGCGCCGAGGCGGGCTCGCGCGGCGTCGACACAAAGGGTCTGTACCGCGTGCACGAGTTCACCAAGGTGGAACTGTTCGGCTGGGCCGATAACCTCGCCTCTACTGCAGGCGACGCGCCTACATCACCATCCGACACCctcttcgccgagctgctAGACATCCAAACTGAGATTCTCTCCTCTTTGCACCTCCCCTGCCGTGTGCTGGAAATGCCAACCACAGACCTAggcgccagcgccagccgcaAACGCGACATTGAGGCCCTCTTCCCGTCGCGTCTCCGTCCTTCGACTTCGACCTCAACTTCGAACCCCACTCCCAGCCTAGATGTCGAGGACCTGGGGACCGCCTGGGGCGAGGTCACTTCCGCCTCCATTTGCACGGACTACCAGAGTCGACGGTTGGCGACGCGCGTGCGCGGCGGTGTGGCGAAGGAGTCGCGGTTCCCGCACACTGTGAATGGTACGGCAATGGCTGTTCCGCGCGTGTTGGCGGCCATTCTGGAGAATGGATGGGATGCCGAGCGTGGGGTGGTTGTTATCCCGGAGGTGTTGAGGCcgtggatggatgggatggagACGATTGGTGGGCGTTGA